AACAGAGTGGAAGGTGACCATGGAGGCCGTCATTCCTCCCACCATGATCAGGCCCACCGTGCCTGCCGCTTTGGTCAGGATGTTCATCAGACCACTGGCGTACACCTTCTGGATATATTCTGACCCCAGCTTGTAGCCGAGAAATGTCCCATAATACTTTATCAGGATAGACGGCACGTTAAACAGCAGCAGGAATACCACCGGCGCCAGCACATTCCCGGATGCTCCCATGCCTACGGCAATCCCTGCCGCAATGACACGGAGCACTCCCCAGAAGATGGAATCTCCGATACCAGCCAACGGTCCCATCAGACTTGATTTCACCGCGTTAATGGAACCTGCATCAAAATCCGGCTGCTCACTGTTCTTTTTTTCCATGGACGCCACAAGCCCCATGATGAAGGTGGAACAGGTGATCGTGGTGTTAAAGTAAGACATGCTTCTAACCAACGCCTCTTTTTTCTTCTGCCCATCATTTTTATAAAAATGGTTGATGAACGGCATCATGGAATAGCAGAAGCCCGATGCTCCCTGCTTTGCCGGACTCACCGCCGCATACAGGGTAAAGGAACGCCAGAACGCCTTTTTCAATAATCTTCTTTCCTCTGCCGGTATGGATTTCGTTAAACTGCTCATCTGAAAAATTCCTCCTCTTCCTGATCTAACACATACGCATTGTCCGTACCTCCGGACGGAACTTCCGCCCTAATGGATACCATCTGGCTGAATCTGTAGTCATTCATACCGACCGCAACGGCAATAATCGTCCCCAATACTGCCAGTGCGACCAGCGGAAGATCCAGATATGCTGTCAGCACAAACCCAAGGAAATAGAAGATACAGATCTTATTATCCCACAGCATTTTCATCAACATAGCCATGCCGACCGCTGGAAGCAGGCCGCCGCAGACTGCAAGTCCGTTCATCACCACCTGCGGGATGGCATCTAAAAGCGCGCTGACCGCATTTGATCCAAACAGGATTCCCAAAAATGCCACCAGAGAATACAAAAACCAGTTTACTGCCCAAAGCCCATAATGCAGCGTCACAATCTGCCCCTGTTTTCCTTCTGCCGCAAGCTGGTCAAATCGCTTTGCAAACATGCCCACCAGGAAAATATACAGGACTGTTTTGATCTGAAGCCCCAGGATGCCGATCGGAAGCGCCAGCGTCAATGCTACCTCCGTCCCCTTGCCCAGCATGACCGCAAAGGCCGTGCCTACCGCAGTGGCAATTCCCGGCTCCGCCGCCGAAGCCCCGCCAATATTGACAACTCCCATGAAAACGGCCTCCAACGCTGCCCCCACGACCACTCCGGTGTGCAGATCTCCAAGGAATAAGCCTACCAGCGGTCCAATGACAATGGGGCGGTTCAGCATGGTAAATCCGATCAACTCCGCTCCGCCGACGCACAAGAAGACGGTCAGCGCCACTAAAAATGCCTGTAACATCACAATTTCCTCCTATTTTAACTTTCCGATCACATCTTTTACCAGTTTCTGTTCATCACCCGGGACCTGCTGCATACAGGTATCAGGCGCCAGCTTTATCAGCTCCTCAAGGCACCGGGTCTCTTCCTCCGTCAGCATAATGGTAGGGGTCAGGACCTTTTTCTTAGAAAGATCGATCCCATCAAACCTGCCCACATTACCCACATTTAAAAATCCGATCTCCCCCACATTCTGCCGGACTTTAAGGGCATCCCGGACGGTCCTGGTCAGCACCAGGATCCTCATCTGTGAGGCTTTGGGATAGTTCAGCATACGAATCGCCTCATCAACAGGTTTTACCAGCACACGGATCCCTGCCGGAACAGCCATCTGCAGTGCCATCTTCTGAGTTGGATCCCCCGCCGCATCATCATTGGCTACGATGATCCCTTCCACCCGGAGCTGTTTCGTCCAGGTCATGGCGACCTGGCCGTGTATGAGACGGTCATCCACTCTGAGAGCAGTGATCCTCGCACTGGAATCTGAAAAAGATTCCGGCCCAGGCTTCTGCATCTCCTGGCTGCTATTTTGCCGCGCCCCGTCCCCACCGGACCTGGCTTCCGCCTTCAGAAGCTTCTTCTCTCCCTCCGGCTCAAGGGATATCCTTTGCAGCTCCTGTCTTGCCGCCTCAATAAATCCGTCCAGTTCCTCATCCGTTACGCTTTCCCCGGCCAGTGCCACCTGCAGCAGAACCGGCAGATTCGTCCCAGTGATCACCGTTATATTGGGCCAGGCTGCATACTTCATCATCTTCTGGTTGACGCTTCCGCCCTTCAAATCTGTAAATACAAATATCCGGTCTTCCCTGTGGCTGGAGAAATATTCATCCAGTATTGTTTCCACATCATCCTCCGGGTCCACATAGGCATCCAGCGTTGTAATCTCCGCCATTTTACCAACGACAAGCTCCAGTGTATACCGGATGCCGGAAGCCATCTTGCCGTGAGTAGCTATCAGGATCTGCTTCATCATATACCCCTTTTCTTCTTTATTTTACAACAGGTTATGTACATAACTTATCTTGATGCAACTATAACACGCTTCCCACATCCTGTAAATAGGTTATGTAGATAACCATCCAAACAGCAAAATTAATCATCTCATTTTTATGCACTTTGTACATATTTAGATTATAGATGTCCCAAGACCAGCCAAACTCCTGTCAATCAAAAAAGTGCGGAGCTGCATCATACTGCTCCCGCACTTTCCCTGTTTCTATTATGCTGTAAACTGTGCTTCTATCATTTGCTTCTGGTTCCATTCTCTCCCGGAACGCTCACAGCCGGGTCATATCCGGCCATGCTGTTACGCTCAGCCAGACTGCGCACACAGGTAGATCTGCGCACCATGAGAGTTACCGGCAGGCGGATCTCCCGTTCCCGCATGCTCCCGCCTGCATGGATCTGCTCCATCAACACTTCCACTGCCAGCTCTGCTTTTTTATCCACATCCTGCCCGATCGTGGTCAGCCTTGGTACGGAAAAACGGGAGTACAGGATATTGTCAAACCCGGCGATCCCCAGTTCCTCCGGTACCCGGATTCCGTAATCATGAAAAAAGCTGATCGCCTCCATGGCATACAGGTCAGAGAGAAAGAAAAGTGCGGTTCCCGGCTCCAGCCTCCGCAAAAGCCAGGCATAATTCTCCTGGCGCTTTGCAGCATTCATCCCCAGAGGAACGAACTGAAGCTTCTGATGCCGCCCGGCACACTCCTCCATCGCCTGTTCACAGCCAAGAAGCCTCTGATGATCCACGCCGCTGTCACGCCCGGCGCAGACCTTGATCCATTCATATCCGCATTCCAGCAGATGCTTTGTCATCATATACCCGCCTTCCCGGTCATCCAGAGTGATATTCACAACCGGGCTGTCCGGTTTCCCTGGCTCCCCGTATGCGTCTATGGCTACAACCGGCTTTTTTGTCAGCTGGTATATCTTCTCACAATTCTTTCTGCTGAAGGACATGGCGATCACACCATCGATATCCCAGCTTGCCACCATCTGAAAGATCTTGTCCACGTCCTTCTCGGAATAAATCATCAGGTAATATCCCAGCTTCTGGATTCTTTCCTCAATCCGGCCCAGGGCTTTCCCGTAAAATGGATCGGCCAGAAGGGAGTCCCTAAACTCTTTGTGATAATTGACTACAACCGCGATCAGCTGGGAGCTCTCCTTACTCAGGACGCGCAGTCCCATTTTTTGGACATACCCCACCTCCCGGATAAGGGCATTGATCTTTTCTATCGTCTCCGGGGATACCCTTTTCGTTTTCCCGTGAATCACGTTCGAAACTGTAGTAGTACTTACGCCTGCCAGCTCCGCTATCTCCTTAATCGTAGCCATCCTGTCCCTCCGCCAGATCCATTCTCTTACTCGTTCTGTTTATTCTACTACAAACCCCTTTTCCTTGCAAGATACGCCCTTTTCCATCTCCGAAAAATCCCTTGAAAAACTTTTGCATATTTCTTGCTTTCAGAAAAATATTTTATTTGCTTTTTTAATGCTTATCCTTTATAATAGGCTTGAAGAAAATTGATTTCCCTTAAAGTCATTTTTTCTTCAACCTTATTAATTATTTATACTCCCCTCAGAAAAAGCCAGACAGCTCCCCTGTTTGGCTTTTTCTCCGGCCCTGTATTTTCGTGCTTTTTCTGCCCCTATTCTCTGTACGTTTTTGTAAAATATACGCAATTTTTTATTGGATTTTAAAATCATAGTATCATACCAGTATCACAAAACCGCCCTATTTTGTTGCGACGTCGCAACACTCTTCCGCACCTTTTCCAGCAGCTCCAACCGCTCCCGGCGCCGCTCCTCCCAGTCCATCACATGAAACGCCACCCGCTCTGTACTGCTCGTCCAGGTCTGGTTAAACCGATCCGCCCCGCTACCGACCAGGGCCATGCTGTAGATCCTGGCATCGTCCAGGAATGGACGGATCTGTTTAGTATACCGGGGCCTCCGCAGTTCCCGCAGTGCCTTTGCATGGATCTGCCGCACCGCCTCCGGCGTTGTTCCCTGCTGCCGCCCGATCTCTGCCAGTGTCATCCCGTCCTGGTATCTCTGCCGGATCACCCCTGACTGAAGATCTGGCAGAGCGTCCACACAGCCCCACAGGGCCGCCTTTAGCTGTTCCCCCTGCATTCGTTCAACGGTATCATCCTCAATGCTTTCCGGGGCTGCTACGAGATCTCCCATCGTGGTATCCTCTCCGCCATCAATCCCCACTACCGGAGCGTCAAGACTTCCCAGGCGCGCCATACAGGCGTTTTCCCTTATATCCCCTATCTGCTCCAGGGTAAGCCCCATAAAGTCCGCCGCTTCCCTGTCTGTGGGCTTCCTACCGTGCTCTGCCATGAAGGAGCTGCAAAACCTGTCATACTTTCCCATAAGCTCCCGGCACCGGACCGGCAGCCTCATGCAACTGCCCTTCATCTGGATATACCGCCGCATTCTCTGGCGGATATGAAACTCTGCATAGGTCAGAAATTTCACCCCGTGGTCAGGATCATAACCATCAATAGCCGGGTACAGGGCAAGATACCCCTCCTGCTCCAGATCCTCTATTTCCTCCTGCCCGCGGAACTGCCAGGCTATGGAATGAATAAACCGGCTCACCTGGTTATAGAGCTGCTCCATATTAT
This portion of the Clostridium sp. AN503 genome encodes:
- a CDS encoding PTS system mannose/fructose/sorbose family transporter subunit IID, with translation MSSLTKSIPAEERRLLKKAFWRSFTLYAAVSPAKQGASGFCYSMMPFINHFYKNDGQKKKEALVRSMSYFNTTITCSTFIMGLVASMEKKNSEQPDFDAGSINAVKSSLMGPLAGIGDSIFWGVLRVIAAGIAVGMGASGNVLAPVVFLLLFNVPSILIKYYGTFLGYKLGSEYIQKVYASGLMNILTKAAGTVGLIMVGGMTASMVTFHSVFELTMDGESILSLQPMLDQIFVGLVPLGLTLLCYYLLKKKNVSITMLILGVIALGILLSLLGIA
- a CDS encoding PTS sugar transporter subunit IIC, yielding MLQAFLVALTVFLCVGGAELIGFTMLNRPIVIGPLVGLFLGDLHTGVVVGAALEAVFMGVVNIGGASAAEPGIATAVGTAFAVMLGKGTEVALTLALPIGILGLQIKTVLYIFLVGMFAKRFDQLAAEGKQGQIVTLHYGLWAVNWFLYSLVAFLGILFGSNAVSALLDAIPQVVMNGLAVCGGLLPAVGMAMLMKMLWDNKICIFYFLGFVLTAYLDLPLVALAVLGTIIAVAVGMNDYRFSQMVSIRAEVPSGGTDNAYVLDQEEEEFFR
- a CDS encoding PTS sugar transporter subunit IIB, which encodes MMKQILIATHGKMASGIRYTLELVVGKMAEITTLDAYVDPEDDVETILDEYFSSHREDRIFVFTDLKGGSVNQKMMKYAAWPNITVITGTNLPVLLQVALAGESVTDEELDGFIEAARQELQRISLEPEGEKKLLKAEARSGGDGARQNSSQEMQKPGPESFSDSSARITALRVDDRLIHGQVAMTWTKQLRVEGIIVANDDAAGDPTQKMALQMAVPAGIRVLVKPVDEAIRMLNYPKASQMRILVLTRTVRDALKVRQNVGEIGFLNVGNVGRFDGIDLSKKKVLTPTIMLTEEETRCLEELIKLAPDTCMQQVPGDEQKLVKDVIGKLK
- a CDS encoding LacI family DNA-binding transcriptional regulator, with protein sequence MATIKEIAELAGVSTTTVSNVIHGKTKRVSPETIEKINALIREVGYVQKMGLRVLSKESSQLIAVVVNYHKEFRDSLLADPFYGKALGRIEERIQKLGYYLMIYSEKDVDKIFQMVASWDIDGVIAMSFSRKNCEKIYQLTKKPVVAIDAYGEPGKPDSPVVNITLDDREGGYMMTKHLLECGYEWIKVCAGRDSGVDHQRLLGCEQAMEECAGRHQKLQFVPLGMNAAKRQENYAWLLRRLEPGTALFFLSDLYAMEAISFFHDYGIRVPEELGIAGFDNILYSRFSVPRLTTIGQDVDKKAELAVEVLMEQIHAGGSMREREIRLPVTLMVRRSTCVRSLAERNSMAGYDPAVSVPGENGTRSK
- a CDS encoding sigma-70 family RNA polymerase sigma factor; this encodes MTNEQLVIRIKAGENVADNMEQLYNQVSRFIHSIAWQFRGQEEIEDLEQEGYLALYPAIDGYDPDHGVKFLTYAEFHIRQRMRRYIQMKGSCMRLPVRCRELMGKYDRFCSSFMAEHGRKPTDREAADFMGLTLEQIGDIRENACMARLGSLDAPVVGIDGGEDTTMGDLVAAPESIEDDTVERMQGEQLKAALWGCVDALPDLQSGVIRQRYQDGMTLAEIGRQQGTTPEAVRQIHAKALRELRRPRYTKQIRPFLDDARIYSMALVGSGADRFNQTWTSSTERVAFHVMDWEERRRERLELLEKVRKSVATSQQNRAVL